In one Brienomyrus brachyistius isolate T26 chromosome 5, BBRACH_0.4, whole genome shotgun sequence genomic region, the following are encoded:
- the LOC125741794 gene encoding sulfotransferase 1C1-like isoform X2, translating into MPEDGNRRLSRDPEEATGTTWTQEIVDLLLHNGDAEACRRANVAVRIPFLEIISSPPFPSGLDLLNKMNPPRVIKTHLPIQLVPEGFWKNKCKVIYVARNAKDNLVSYYHFDRMNQAQPDPGPWDGYIHKFMKGKLAWGSWYDHVKGYWEEREKRNILYLFYEDMKENPRREVERIMKYLDLSLSDDVIGSIVELTSFKAMKDNPMTNYTFLPEIFDNSVSPFMRKGEVGDWASHFSSEQLQLFEEDYERQMKGTNIPFRMNI; encoded by the exons ATGCCTGAGGATGGGAACAGGAGGCTGTCCAGAGACCCAGAGGAGGCCACAG GAACGACATGGACTCAGGAGATAGTGGACCTGTTGCTGCATAATGGAGATGCTGAAGcttgcagaagagcaaatgtgGCTGTGCGGATACCCTTCCTTGAGATCATCTCCTCACCCCCATTCCCCTCTG GTCTGGATCTCCTCAATAAAATGAATCCCCCTAGAGTAATCAAGACCCATCTCCCAATCCAGCTGGTACCTGAAGGATTTTGGAAAAACAAGTGTAAG GTGATTTATGTGGCTCGAAATGCTAAAGATAACCTGGTGAGCTACTACCACTTTGACAGGATGAACCAGGCCCAGCCTGATCCAGGTCCCTGGGACGGTTACATCCACAAGTTTATGAAGGGAAAGT TGGCCTGGGGCTCCTGGTATGACCACGTGAAGGGTTACTGGGAAGAGAGAGAAAAGAGGAACATTTTATATCTGTTTTACGAAGACATGAAAGAG AATCCTCGCCGTGAGGTGGAACGCATCATGAAGTACTTGGATCTGTCGCTTTCTGATGATGTCATAGGGAGCATTGTGGAGCTCACATCATTCAAGGCCATGAAGGACAACCCAATGACTAACTATACTTTTCTGCCGGAGATATTTGACAACTCTGTCTCACCTTTTATGAGAAAAG GTGAAGTGGGTGACTGGGCCAGTCATTTCTCCTCAGAGCAGCTGCAGTTATTTGAAGAAGATTATGAAAGACAAATGAAAGGCACAAACATTCCTTTCAGGATGAACATTTAG
- the LOC125741794 gene encoding sulfotransferase 1C1-like isoform X1 gives MEELTYEESIRRASKMICRFPLRSVRGIPLIEPIAQNWESIWSFCPDPSDLLISTYPKAGTTWTQEIVDLLLHNGDAEACRRANVAVRIPFLEIISSPPFPSGLDLLNKMNPPRVIKTHLPIQLVPEGFWKNKCKVIYVARNAKDNLVSYYHFDRMNQAQPDPGPWDGYIHKFMKGKLAWGSWYDHVKGYWEEREKRNILYLFYEDMKENPRREVERIMKYLDLSLSDDVIGSIVELTSFKAMKDNPMTNYTFLPEIFDNSVSPFMRKGEVGDWASHFSSEQLQLFEEDYERQMKGTNIPFRMNI, from the exons ATGGAGGAGCTGACATACGAGGAGTCCATCAGGAGAGCCAGCAAAATGATCTGCCGCTTCCCCCTGAGGAGCGTCAGGGGCATCCCATTAATCGAGCCCATTGCTCAGAATTGGGAATCAATCTGGTCCTTCTGTCCTGACCCCTCTGATCTTCTCATCTCTACATACCCCAAAGCAG GAACGACATGGACTCAGGAGATAGTGGACCTGTTGCTGCATAATGGAGATGCTGAAGcttgcagaagagcaaatgtgGCTGTGCGGATACCCTTCCTTGAGATCATCTCCTCACCCCCATTCCCCTCTG GTCTGGATCTCCTCAATAAAATGAATCCCCCTAGAGTAATCAAGACCCATCTCCCAATCCAGCTGGTACCTGAAGGATTTTGGAAAAACAAGTGTAAG GTGATTTATGTGGCTCGAAATGCTAAAGATAACCTGGTGAGCTACTACCACTTTGACAGGATGAACCAGGCCCAGCCTGATCCAGGTCCCTGGGACGGTTACATCCACAAGTTTATGAAGGGAAAGT TGGCCTGGGGCTCCTGGTATGACCACGTGAAGGGTTACTGGGAAGAGAGAGAAAAGAGGAACATTTTATATCTGTTTTACGAAGACATGAAAGAG AATCCTCGCCGTGAGGTGGAACGCATCATGAAGTACTTGGATCTGTCGCTTTCTGATGATGTCATAGGGAGCATTGTGGAGCTCACATCATTCAAGGCCATGAAGGACAACCCAATGACTAACTATACTTTTCTGCCGGAGATATTTGACAACTCTGTCTCACCTTTTATGAGAAAAG GTGAAGTGGGTGACTGGGCCAGTCATTTCTCCTCAGAGCAGCTGCAGTTATTTGAAGAAGATTATGAAAGACAAATGAAAGGCACAAACATTCCTTTCAGGATGAACATTTAG
- the LOC125741789 gene encoding tectonic-3-like, which produces MFRGNVDPSLIAVNETFFCVRSLEDNLTIQQSHPALSWLPEIQDLYSFAEHRVQSSSLAARAFYKADDVILTYYNSSSLLGVFRQPSPGVSTTSCVDWNPGRFLRSLSFSCSRSLTAQSCLIDPSLNARSYFSGISLLKVPFSQNVSLPGFTIPVVPLSEWPEPSIQNGSCLNVVSKVQHILQYSSSGTIIKVTVNVTLTDSDVDLQLLQQHDVTYQLAAPSATHGPTAAVGLKPGAPVIAQFTDRVQPLTIQGISPGGECSSSLLSRTAILFPQNYITGCAYSSFSRSCSELRSQLYQILRGTSTPTFVAMNAGTQPNWTGVITQDCFNSPPDDSCESGCLLPLTLSVQLLWAQRGLLSLPQSQILGAKFLFHCKTVQCPLATPLTVMTEVTFSDATIYPVPPRGQPQPDWKVPFGFFSRGADEQENLLVLNCSGYTDTLWSCTLWAVGFILSVVL; this is translated from the exons ATGTTCAGAGGGAATGTAGACCCCAGTCTCATAGCTGTCAATGAAACTTTCTTCTGTGTACGAAGTCTAGAAG ATAACCTGACAATCCAGCAGAGTCATCCTGCTCTTTCATGGCTCCCAGAGATACAGGATTTGTACTCATTTGCTGAACATAGAGTTCAGTCTTCCAGCCTTGCAGCTAGAGCTTTTTACAAG gctgatgatgtcatctTAACCTATTACAATAGCTCATCATTATTGGGTGTATTCAGACAGCCATCACCAGGAGTAAGCACTACTTCGTGTGTGGACTGGAACCCTGGGA GATTCCTgcgctccctctctttctcctgTTCCCGCTCCCTGACTGCACAGAGCTGTCTCATAGACCCCAGTCTTAATGCCCGCTCCTACTTCTCTGGAATCAGTCTGCTAAAG GTCCCATTCTCTCAGAACGTCTCCCTCCCTGGATTTACA ATACCGGTTGTTCCACTATCAGAATGGCCGGAACCAAGCATCCAGAATGGTTCCTGTTTGAACGTGGTATCAAAG GTGCAGCACATACTTCAGTACAGTAGCAGCGGTACCATTATCAAGGTGACAGTGAATGTGACACTAACAGACAGCGACGTGGACttgcagctgctgcagcagcACGACGTTACCTACCAG TTAGCCGCGCCTTCTGCTACCCATGGACCTACTGCAGCAGTCGGACTGAAGCCGGGAGCTCCTGTGATCGCTCAGTTCACTGACAGGGTCCAGCCT TTAACAATCCAAGGCATATCTCCAGGAGGCGAGTGTTCCAGTTCTCTTCTTAGCAGGACTGCGATCCTCTTCCCACAAAACTACATTACTGGCTGTGCCTACAG CTCCTTTTCACGCAGCTGCTCAGAGCTGCGCTCTCAGCTGTATCAGATTCTTCGGGGCACCTCAACCCCCACTTTTGTGGCTATGAATGCAGGGACCCAGCCGAACTGGACAGGAGTGATTACTCAGGACTGCTTCAATAGTCCTCCT GATGACTCCTGTGAGTCAGGCTGCCTCCTGCCCCTGACTCTTTCTGTGCAGCTACTCTGGGCTCAGCGGGGACTCCTCTCTTTACCGCAGAGTCAAATATTAGGGGCTAAATTCCTGTTTCACTGTAAGACAGTCCAG TGCCCGCTCGCCACCCCGCTTACCGTGATGACCGAGGTGACATTTTCAGATGCCACAATCTACCCAGTGCCCCCCAGGGGCCAGCCACAGCCAGATTGGAAAGTCCCCTTCGGCTTCTTTTCCCGAGGGGCAGATGAGCAGGAAAACTTGCTGGTGCTGAACTGCTCTGGATACACTGATACATTGTGGTCATGTACACTGTGGGCTGTAGGTTTTATATTGTCTGTGGTACTGTAG
- the mto1 gene encoding protein MTO1 homolog, mitochondrial yields MLLRRSKLLLSPSSRAAGHLACRYYDVIVVGGGHAGTEAAAAAARVGAETLLITQKIKTIGVLSCNPSLGGVGKGHLVREVDALDGLCGRAGDWAGIHFSILNRSKGPAVWGPRAQLDRDRYREFIQSELLSTPRLTVLEGAVEGLLVSKPNPDQPGQIRVTGVRMAGGAQPISAKSVILTTGTFLSGALFMGQTVSQGGRMGDPPSCSGLSYTLRETLGLKIGRLRTGTPPRIVKDTVQLSLTKVCPGDKQPTPFSFLNKETRCKPEEQLPCYLTQTTPGVERVVKEGLHLNAHIQQDTKGPRYCPSIESRVLRFPGREQQVWLEPEGVASDLLYPQGLSMTLPPELQLRLIREIPALKHAEIRTPGYGVQYDFVCPTQLSPSLQVKKAQGLFLAGQINGTTGYEEAAAQGLWAGVSAARAALSLPLLALSRTQSYIGVLIDDLIVQGVTEPYRMFTSRAEFRIALRSDNADLRLSARGYEEMGCVSMQRYKEAVRMTDGLRDAMAALESISMSCTKWMEMLGQIHLSKTKSVKLNGLELLEYKDVTFEMLVSAFPGCLSAYLEFSERLKIEGLYRPHYMMQEQEMERVRKDENLSLPQDVDYLTLPISLSMEAREVLDRAKPHTLSAATRLPGITPSAIVHLLNYVRKTGKEREHETVHM; encoded by the exons ATGCTACTTCGCAGATCAAAGTTGCTGCTGTCCCCGTCTTCACGGGCAGCAGGTCACCTCGCCTGCAGGTACTACGACGTTATCGTTGTGGGAGGCGGACATGCTGGCACCGAGGCTGCCGCCGCTGCGGCCAGAGTGGGCGCAGAGACACTGCTCATTACCCAAAAGATAAAAACCATAG GGGTGCTGTCCTGTAACCCCTCGCTGGGCGGTGTGGGGAAAGGCCACCTGGTCCGTGAGGTGGATGCCCTTGATGGATTGTGCGGTCGTGCAGGAGACTGGGCTGGGATCCATTTCTCCATCCTGAACCGAAGCAAGGGTCCGGCTGTGTGGGGGCCCCGGGCTCAGCTGGACCGAGATCGATACAGAGAGTTCATCCAG TCAGAGCTGCTCTCCACACCCAGATTGACTGTACTAGAAGGAGCAGTGGAGGGATTACTGGTGTCAAAGCCCAACCCAGACCAGCCAGGCCAAATCAGAGTCACTGGAGTCCGTATGG caggtggagcccagCCCATCAGCGCAAAGTCTGTTATTCTCACCACTGGTACCTTCCTGTCTGGTGCCCTCTTCATGGGTCAGACGGTTTCCCAGGGGGGGAGGATGGGAGACCCCCCATCTTGTAGTGGTCTCTCCTACACTCTGCGGGAAACACTGGGCTTGAAAATAGGTCGGCTGAGGACCGGCACCCCCCCACGTATAGTGAAGGACACGGTGCAGCTGTCCCTCACGAAAGTGTGTCCTGGGGACAAGCAGCCAACCCCCTTCAGCTTCCTTAACAAAGAGACGCGTTGTAAG CCAGAAGAACAGCTGCCATGTTACCTGACTCAAACCACCCCTGGTGTGGAAAGAGTGGTGAAGGAGGGCCTGCACCTTAACGCCCACATCCAGCAGGACACCAAAGGCCCCAG ATACTGTCCGTCGATCGAGTCGCGTGTGCTGCGCTTTCCGGGCCGGGAGCAGCAGGTGTGGCTAGAGCCAGAGGGGGTGGCCTCGGACCTGCTGTACCCCCAGGGCCTGTCCATGACCCTGCCCCCTGAGCTTCAGCTCCGACTCATCAGGGAGATCCCAGCCTTGAAGCATGCAGAGATCCGTACCCCGG GTTATGGGGTGCAGTATGACTTTGTGTGCCCCACTCAGCTGTCACCCTCCCTCCAGGTAAAAAAGGCTCAGGGGCTGTTTCTTGCTGGACAGATCAATGGGACCACAGGCTATGAGGAGGCGGCTGCACAG gggctgTGGGCAGGAGTCAGTGCAGCTCGAGCAGCACTCTCGCTGCCCCTGCTCGCCCTCTCCCGCACCCAGAGTTACATAGGAGTCCTGATCGATGACCTGATTGTGCAGGGAGTCACAGAACCGTACCGCATGTTCACAAGCCGAGCAGAGTTCAGGATCGCTCTGCGCTCCGATAACGCTGACCTCCGCCTTTCTGCCAGAG GTTATGAAGAGATGGGCTGTGTGTCCATGCAGCGCTACAAGGAGGCAGTGAGGATGACGGACGGACTACGGGATGCAATGGCTGCCTTGGAGTCCATCTCCATGTCTTGTACCAAGTGGATGGAGATGCTAGGACAGATACATTTAAGCAAAACCaagagtgtcaaacttaa TGGTCTGGAGCTGTTGGAGTACAAAGACGTCACCTTTGAGATGCTGGTGTCTGCTTTCCCAGGATGCCTGTCAGCATACCTGGAGTTCTCTGAGAGACTCAAAATCGAAG GGCTGTACCGTCCCCACTACatgatgcaggagcaggagatgGAAAGAGTACGGAAGGATGAGAATCTCTCTCTGCCCCAAGATGTCGACTATCTCACCCTCCCAATCTCACTGTCCATGGAGGCTAGAGAGGTCCTGGACCGGGCCAAGCCACACACT CTCAGCGCTGCTACCCGATTGCCAGGGATAACCCCTAGTGCAATTGTCCACCTCCTGAACTATGTCCGCAAGACTGGCAAGGAGAGAGAGCACGAGACGGTACACATGTAG